TTGTCGAGGAGGTTTTTGATAACTGGAAAGATCAAATCGCTCGAATATTTCATGAATCACAACTCTCTGGATGATCTGCTTAAAAACTATAAACTGGATATGCTGTCTCAAAGAAGTGGAAGCGATGATAATGACGTTAAAATGAAGGAGATTCAAGAATACCAACGGCTGATTGCCGAATTAAAGAAATTTGATGAATGGAGGAAAACCGTTAGTCAACTAAACTCCGAATCGAATGTGCCATCTCTGATAGaaagatttcaagaatattcCAAGGGAACATTCGAACTTatcagaagcttctttgtTGAGCTTTATGAACAAGAGGATCATCCTGATAGGAACATATATTTCGAGATAAGGTCGTTGTACACGCCATATCTTATCATTGAGTTGCATAAAGAACTGGTAGAAGCTGCATTACTCCTTAAAATCCCAACGTTCATTCGAGAAGCTCTCAAGTTTGCCAATCTGGTGGCTAACGAAACAGACAAGATTTACCTGTTATTCCAATCCAGCggaaagcttcaagaatatctgaAGCTTGTGGCGCAAACAGCAACTTTATCAGGCGACAGCTCTTTATAGAGGGTGTCTGTAACTTGTATTCTAGCACCATTTAAACTAGACGATCGGAAGACAGATTACTTATATTACACAAAATCAATGTAAAATGCTTAAGCTTCCTCATTAATGACACCCTTTTCGGAGACGTAGATACCATCCAAGAACTTACGGATATCCTTGTTTCTGACACGGCAGATTTGTTGAACATCAGCAGCGTTTTGGGAAACGTCTTCAACAGAGTTACCGGACAAGACCATTTCGTCCTTCTGATTGGTAGAAAATTCGACGTTAACACCCTCTCTGACTGGCACCAATCTGACCTTCTTGTCAcccaagaagtttctgatttcgataaacttcttgccGTCTTTTTCAACAACGTTGACGTTGATTGGGAAATGCGCGTAAACGTATCTCATCTTGTACTTGTAACCCTTGGTGACACCAGTGACCAAGTTGTCAACCAAGGACTTGACGGTTCTCAAAGCAGCGACGTGCTTTCTGTCACCGTTGTGGACAGCAACCTTGATTTGTCTCTCATTGACCTTGGTGAAAGTAACATCAATGtgcttcaagttcttgactAGAGTACCTCTTGGACCAGTGACCTTGACAACCCTGGATCTGATGTTGACGGTAACACCTTGTGGGACTTCAACAAATTGCTCGGTTTGGATGTACTTCATTTCGGTGGTGTTTTGATCTCCTCAGATCTCCTCCATACAAATGAACTCATGATAACCCAGATATTACCGCTAGTCATTAGCGGGTCTCCAGTCGCAGCCATCCATCCACTGAAACTTTGCGAGATCATCTGGCAGTCTGCGTCCATGCTGCGATGATAGAAATTCAAAACACCCAAACACCACGCGAATATCGTTCTCAATATTTTTTGTACTGAAAATAAGTTTTGGGCCGGAGAGAAATAAACCCATACACAAGATGCAAAACAGTCACAGCAACTGTATTGGCACTCATCTTTCATCGATCATCCTCTGTAATTTACCAAATATTCGGTCGCGATACGCTATCATGGCGTCCTCATCGGAGTCTTGGTCATTCTGAAACATCTCTGGATCACCAACCTTGTCGTCGCTGTCAGTCTCACCTTCATCGGCATCGAGGTCTACGAAATTCATCGCATTAAGGGACGATAATATGTTGTTGCTATCACCAAGACGGGCGAACAGATCATCATAGGGTTCAGTTTGGTTCCCCGCTAAtttttctgcaattgctATCTCTTCGCCCTCACTACCGAAGAGGATAGATCGAtcgtcgtcctcgtcctcggGATAGTCGTTTCGATAGTAATTTTCCTCATTGGAGTCCTCATCATCCGATAAGGGCTTCTCGGCCAAgtcgtcgtcttcttcaggGACTAAATCCATATCCGCGTAGACAATCTTGACGAATCCGACGTCACTGGCTTCTTTATAGGCGTCGAATTCTTTATCCGGCACGCTCTCGAGGTGATAGATATCATACACGTAATCGGTACTCGGGATGGTCAGCACTTCGGCAGCTGTGCCCGTAAAATGCTTTCTGCTTGgttttctctttctgcCCAGCCCGATTTCAATCGATGTGCCGCTCAATCTCAGATGCTCCTCAATCATTTGGGTGATTTCAGGAGCCAGTTGAGCTTCAGGTTCGCCGTGGTCGAGATCATCGGCAGAAGGTCTTCGGCGCTTGCCTCGTCGTTCCAACACAAAATGGCGATGACCATCGCCGGCCAACTTCAACAGTGGTGTTGTTCCCTCGTTGGCGGACTCGTAAGCTTGCTCATTAACGGTTTTGGTGAGCTGGAATAAAAACTTACCCTTCTTGACCCTTCTCCCCTCGTCAATCACTGATCATAACGAATGTGTCATAGTTAGTATCGGGCCTTTGTATCGGGTTCCGGCTTGATGAGCTCTACATACGTAGCTTTTGAACCGCATCCTCGTCTCTCCTTCGTTTCACTCTGATATAGTCGGGGGCTTCATTCATCCTAAATATCCCAAGAGCGTCTGGAAAGGAATAACTATTTGCTCTATCCAGGAGTTGGCCTTTCCACTAACCGTTGACCTGCTATAAGCTTATTGATCACAGTTACCCGGACCAAGGCCATTGTATGATGTACTGCAATTCTATCAATGCTATTTCCCAAAAGTTCCATTATTCAACTTCAAGGCTATCAAACATCTCTTTCGTCGCGTTCGTGATCTTTATTGTTGATGCTTTCCTTTCAACTCTGTTCCTTGGTCGTAAGATGAGTAGGTTATAATGTTATTTACTGGCGCGTCagtaaaaaaaaatatgaaTTTGTGTCGCTACGCCAAAATCAAAATAATTCTGACGATAGTTGGCTTTAAAGTCCCATCGAGACCTTTAAAGGTCATAAAAATTTCATTTAAATAATGaatctctttcatcaagagcAGACAGAATGGCTTCGCTTTCGAATGGGTCATTTTAACATGGATTTTAGTGATCTGACTTTTCGCAATAGCTCACAGCGACCAAGCTTTCATAAAAATACGGTCGCACTTGTCACCGGTGGATCACGAGGATTAGGGCTAGAGCTGGTGCTTCGGTTGGCAAGCTGTGGTATCAAGGTTATCAACGTTGACGTGATGTCACCGACCCATAAACTCCGGGAGGCTGACAATGTCTACTTTTACCGCTGTGATATCACTGATCATGACGAGGTGAAAGCGTTGCATGAGAAAATAAGCAGTGAGCATGGGCCTGTAACAATACTGCTTAACAATGCAGGAATAACCAGAATTAATACGGTAGACATAATAACTCatgaagagatcaaagcAGTTATAGCGGTCAACCTCATTGGAGCATATATCATGATAAATACTTTCCTGCCAGATATGATTGCAGAAAAGCATGGCTTCATTGTCAACATAGCGTCAGTTTTGGGAGAAATCGCTCCGGCCAGATTAACATCCTATGCAGCTTCGAAAGGTGGTTTGATTGCTATTCACAATTCGCTAGCTAGACAGCTATGCAGGCATAGCAAAGGCTCGCGATCGATCAAGATGCTCCTGGTATGTCCTGGCAAAATTAACACATCCATGTTTGCGAGGGTAAAGACGCCATCCAAAATCTTAGCCCCTGACATCGACCCGGGCAAATTGGCGGACCGCATTGTGACTGCTATCCGTTGCAACAACATAACCACTTTGAGGTATCCATACTACGTTAATATTGTGCCCTTCTTTAAGCAGCTCAGTTGGCCATACATGCGCCTTCTCAAAAAATGCAGTGGAATAGATAAAGCGACCGCTGTTTCTTACTCATATGGTGACGTTTCCCCCCATGGTCACAAATATAATTGTACGTAATCCCGTTAGTATAAATGGCTTGTCCGGCGAGAGGCTATAATCCCATTTACTATGCGATACCCAAGCCTAACTTTGGGTCGATTTAATGTCCTGCCATATTTTGAGATTGCTCTGTGCGTATTCTCTCAGATATTTGGCGTAATTCTTAAGTATTTCAGCCAGTTCTTTCTCGCGCTGACTCGAGaactctttcaactttgtaTCTTTGATTACTGTGGAGATAACCTCAACATCATTCTCAGAGACTTCGAGGGACTCCTTCAATTGTTGGATTTCAGCTTTCAGAGTTGGGATACTAGTGTTTagatctggatcttggTAATTCACCGATTCTTTCACCATGCTGGCCAATTTATTGAATTTATTTAGGAGCTTCCCACTATAAGTCTTGGGTTGAGGATGCTCCAAATTGATCTTGTTACTTTTGCTCATCTCCCGGTCAACATCAGAGTCGACCTTTttcatctctttctcatgCTCTTCCAGTTTTTCAAGTTGATTCCTCTTGCTCGCTAAATATTTTCTTATCATCTCAAGTTGCATTCGCTTTAATTTGCGGAACTTTATCAGATCTCTCGCAGAGCCTGCCATTCGAACGCACTCACTGAGTGGCTCATCTATATTGTAATAAAACTTTCCGACAGTGCTCTCTAACTCGCTTGCTGATTCATCGAAGGCGTTACTTATGTGGGAAAACTCCTCAGCAAGCTCTGCACCGCGGCTTTGAGTGGCTGCGAACTGAGCATACGCCTCACTCAATTCCTTCATGTAATGCTTCATATCATACATATTTCTTGTAATTCTTCTGCTGTACTTGTAAATCCCATTACTGAGAATGTTTTCATATCTTTTGTAATCTTTTTCGATGGCCTGGAAGCTGTCCTTGACTTCTAACCCACGAGAAGAGTTGTCTTTATGCAACAAAGATTGAGACGTTAGATGCGGGATTGGTAAGGATGCGTGTATTCTTGTGGTGGCTGTCGGGTCCAGTGGATTGCACTGCAAAACACTTCTGGGAAGTGAGGAAAACGTCGCAGAACTGGTTATGAAATCACTCCAGTTAGTATTATTCGGGTCGAGAAAATCGCTAATGATGGTAGTCTTTGTAACCTCTGAATCCAGCAGAAGTTTGTTGAGAAATCCCGTCAACATCCTGATTCTGTGTCGTATTAGTCTCTCATCGCTATTGTTCACCGATCCATTGATAACGGAAAGAGAGAGATCCACCGACCTCGTCCCGTCTGAAGGCAGAAGATAACTGGGCTTCGAGGCCGCGATCGCTTTCCCATACGTCTTTATACTTTGCTTCTCTGGTATTGGCGGGATCAAACTCATAGGAAAGAGCTTCACCAGGATATTCCTCAGACTCTCAAAATCGCTGTATCGCCTTCGCACCAGCGCATCCTTGTACCTGATTGTGTAAGCAATATATGTTCTACCCTGACCTTCTGACAGCTTGTTGGCCTCCAATATCTGCACCTTGCTGTTTGAACCCGAACTCTCTCTGCCAGGATTCAAATCCTTAGGCAGCTCGAATTTCCCGTTCAAACTGCTAGATTCGCCACTGTCGCGACGCTCCTTCGCTTCCGCCGTCTTTGACGGCAAGATATCGTCCATATCATCCTGATAAACCTCGTTTGGGTTCAGCAGTGGCTTTATTCTTGATCTACTCACCTGTTTCGCATCTCTATTCTCTAAATCACGCTCATCGTCCTGCAACTGCATAAAAGGGTTGTCTTTCTCCGTTATGGCGGTATGAATCATTGACGGATCCACACTAGATCCTCTAGCATCGTCCTCCTCACTATCAGAGCCATTTCTCTTACCATCCTCCTCTTGCCATTGTCCCTTTTCCTCGCCACTCTGCTGCGCTTCGACCGCCGTTTCAACGGCCTCTTTACTGAGCGATTGGCTCGATTCCGCAGTCTCTGAATTGCCCATCTCAGCTGTCAAGGTGTAGTAGTCCAACAATCTGATATACTAGAACCTACCGGCGAACTCACCAGGCTCTCAGCTCTAGCTGGCCTCTTCTTATAGCTCACGATGACTATGGTCAAGGGGTTTCTATAAGCTCAAGGCCTTTTAAGCTGTGATCACGTGACCCGTGAAAATTTCACTCTAAGAATCTCAAAAGTTGAGCCCAtcgcagctcatcgccgATGAAGATGCTCTCTGGCAAGGCCATTGAGCTTCGAATAGCGGCTGTTGTGGGTCCTGCTGTGTGTGGCAATGTCTTGCGGTGGACTGGTATCCAAATACCTACCGGTCGAGGCTCAGATCTCTCTTTTATCGGAGTTGGTGCTGAAGCGAAGCTTCGATGAAGTGGTTGGGTTAGTAGAAGCGACGCAATTGAGTTCTGATAATCTCgaggagatcgaaaagCAGATTTTAGAGGTTTTGAAAGACGATCTGGCGACGTTGTCCGTGGAGGGAAGGGATGCTTCAACGCCGGATAGAGAATTACGTTTTTTGGCACAACTCATTGGCAAGATGAGCTCATTACGAAAACTTTTCGAGTCCTGGATTGGTAGTGTTATGATTGCATATGCTTACGAATACAGAGCGAGGCTTTTTCCGGACGAAGCTCACCAGGAACTTTTGTTTGGATTTCTTGGCGCTAAGCAATCAGACGATCTAGAGGCGAGTGCACCCCAGAGCAGCTTTGATATTATCCTGCTGTTAGAGTTCTTGGAATCAGCTTGCTTGTTTTCGGATTCGACAGTTGGGGTCTGCGACTTCGAACTTGATGCCATTTTGATAGGCTTGATGGGCTGCAATGATGAGGTTGTGTCCTCCAAGAGCTCGAATCTGATGAGATGGCGTATAAACGTTATTGCTGAGAAATGCTCTGCTGACACAAAGTTTGATCATTTTTGCTGGTCGCTTGTCCAGCAGATGCTGGCGAGCGACTCTACTTGCTCCTGGAAACAGGCAAATGGACATGCATTTCTGTTGCGCTTTCTCACGGTCTCGGGGTTCACAGCAGGTTTGGAAGCGTTTGTACAAACGGATGAATATTGGACTGCTGTACAGGCTGCGTTGAACGAAAGCATCCAGGAATCTCGTAAGATTGGGCTTTCAATCCTCAGGTTAACGATTAAAAAAATTCCAGACACCATGAGGCCATTCTCCACGCACCTATTTAGATGGAATTCATTGAATTCAGGCCTCGTGAAATCGTGGCAGGCGTTTACAACACTTTATGAGATCGTCAGTCTGGATACGGCTCTCAATCAAATAGAGGCGGCAAGTGAAGATAttttgaaccttttcaaagatCCGAATATACATTCTACATGGGGCTTACtgctcttttcaacaggACTTAGAGCCTCGATGGAAAGCGTGCGAAAGTATATGGTCGCCTTGCTGCTCAGAATAGAAGTCAAGTCGGTATTTGCAAAGGACTTGCGGAACTTGCGGAATATATTCCTGCCTTCAACTATGGAGGCccatttcttcaacacgGACGGGAAGTCATGTCGTTACGGCGAGCGTCTAACACAGTTTATTTCTGAAGTGCTGCATGAATCAGGAGAAGACGCCTCTTTAGTGATCGAGACTATCTTGAGGACATTAGTAGATCAGGGTGGCTCCTTTGATCCCGCAAGGATATACATGTCGCTTGGGATCCTGGATTACTTGGAACAGGGAAAGCAGAAACCTCTCACATCGGCCCATCTTGATCTGATCACCAAGTTGTGTGAATTTGAAAATGAGGACGCTGTTTTTGAAACCACTATACAGACCATTTTCTTAAAATACCTTCTCCATATCTCTCCCTCGGTATCGCCTGTGGAATGGACCAAATGTGTTGTATCGCACATCAAGCGCAAGCAAGGTAATTATGAATATATTTCTCCGTTGTTGGGCTCATTCAAGGCCTTCACCTCTAGCCAATTTACGTTAAATGTTGCAAGGAAGGAACTGGAGCCCCTTATTGGGGAAGATCCAACCActgatcttcttgcatTGGTGTTGTttgacttcaaagaagttcCTGTGACTCAAGAGTTATTAATAGAGATAGCTATATCGCAAGAAAACGTACCAGAGTTGTCCGGAAATGCTCAGAGTTGTCTACTTTCTTTGGCTGCTGCTCGTGATGTTGATTCCCATTTATACCGCTCTTCAGAACTGTTACTCGAGTACCCAGGGCTAGACTTCAGCACCCTGAAGATTGTTAAACTATCTCCTTTATTTGACTCACTCATAATGAACTTCACTGGCGACAAATTCAAGTTTTTTGTTGCTATTTACAAGAAGTTCGCCAACAACTGCAGCGACTCATTCACACTCAGCTGGCCCTTGCTGGTTAATCTTTATCAAACCATTAAGGCTAACAACAGCGACCCCAAAACAACCAGTTTCAAGATGAAAGACGAGATTTACGGTACTTTTTTCGAGCTGCTGTATTTCTTTCTAGTGTCTAGTCCTACAAAAGTTGCCGTAAAGCCAACAGAACTCATTGATCTGTTGCAcgaaaatatcaacaaagATAATGGCAATTTTGAGGGAAACAAAGCTGTAGCCAAGCTGTGTGCTCATATTCTAGGAAATTGTAAGCCACAAcacgaagatgaagaagattggTCTAATGTTTTACGTATTTTTGAAATGCTAACCACGATTTGGGACAATTTTAGTTGCGAAAGACTTGTACTGAAGCAAAAAAGCCTGCATCTGGCTACTATCAATGGCTTGTTTCATCCCACAATCTTGTTAtatgcttcttcgagatcGGAAAATGGAagaaatctttcaaagagagTACATTTATATGGCAAGAGAATTATCGAACAGGCCTATAATCGAAGAAGCATCTTGCCACTTATCAGTGAAAATATTCTCTCTTTTGTGGAAAAGCATGGGGATAAACTAGGAAATGCAGATCAGGACTACGGGTGGCTGATTGACAGTATGACAGGCATATTCACCTGTGAGCAAACCAGCGTTAATATATTTCGATTGAAAACAGTGATTGCAGACCTTTTTGAATGCAAGCTGTCTAAAAATAATGGGCTCTATGAACGCATATACGGAGTAGAAGAAGTTGCGGCTAAGATCAGAATCATTGCCAGTCTATTGAAGGCACCACAGCAATTCAAGGACTGTTTTATTTCATATACTTTCCACAGCACCAACTTACTATCTGCTAAGAAAAGAACAGACGGTGCTGAAGAGATTCAGAGATTGCTCAAATGGCAATTGATTTTGTTGTGTCTCAAAGATTCGAATAGGAGAGATCTGATAAGCAGCATACCCGAGCTTATATTGAACAACATCTTGGATGAAATTTCTCCCATTATTAGAATTTACATGGAATGGACTATTGCCCTGCTATTATCTGATGCCAATCAAAATATAGAGGAGTTTACATCAAAACTATTTCCTTTGATGGATGACCACTCTAGACCGATAGTGGTTGTGAGTGCGCAGCGTATTCTATTTCTTATCCTAAAAGCGCTGGCTTTCAATAAGTCTCAGACATTTGAAAATTTACTGTCCAAGTTCACTAGTGTGCTAATCCCAAATGCTACGTCCAGCAAGCCACTCGTAAGACATTTCTCGAATTCCTTAATGTTGCTATTCTGGCCATCGTTTCAAGAATTTGTAAAAGATCCAACTTTCAGGCTCACAATCAAAGGACTCTATGATAAAGCTGTTGCAACAAAAATGAGCGGTAAATATAGGGCAGGAGATGCTAACGTTTGGGATATCAATGCTGATCTTACTTTGACTGGAATTTTTGGTGGtgttttgaagaaaacaatTGACCATCAGTTACCGTACATTTCCAAAGGTACGTTTATCAAATTTCTGCCGTCTCAGGTTTCCCTTGCAGTGGGTCTGGACGATACTTCCTTGTGGCTATCGAAAAGAAGTACGAAAGAAAGCGAGACCGAAGTACAACAGTCCCTTTCCAACGGCCTCTCGCAGCTTCAGACTAAAAGTGGTGCTTGGGAAGCTTTGATGACGATTGAAACTGATGGTCAAAATAAAGCAGTTAAAAGATCAGATCTAATAGTAATATCTTCGCTGGTTGACAAGCCGCCCAATTTAGGAGGTATTTGCAGATTGTGTGATGTGTTGGGGGTTGGCTTATTGACAGTTCACGACATCAGAGTTAAAAATCATCCGCAATTCAAGAACGTCGCCGTTACTGCAGATAAATGGATGCCCATGGCTGAAGTAccagttcaagaaatctccaaTTTCATGcgtgagaagaagagagaggGCTATGTCTTGATTGGCTTGGAACAAACGGACAAATCCGTCAAGCTCGACACACGATACAAGTTCCCACGAAAGTCGCTGATATTGCTGGGCACCGAGGCGCACGGCATACCTGGAGAGCTACTGAACCAGTTGGATCTATGTGTGGAAATTCAACAGTTTGGTGTTATCAGGTCGATGAACATTCAAACCGCCACAGCTGTCATCGTTCACTCGTACACGATTCAACATATGTAACATACCATTTTATGAATTATTTAAAGCCTGCAACACCTCCGGGGCATGATCCTCCACCATCTTGATGGCCTTTTGTAGAACACCAAAGCTAAAGCCCTTTGCGCCGGAACCGCTCAATCCTACTGACCTTATTGGCGCGACAACCTTACCGTGTGACCAGGTTATAACAAGCCCATTGTTAGATACTTCGCTTTCCGATGCGGCTGCATCCATGAGTATATTATCGCCCACCACAGCAGCCACGAACACCACAGGCGGGCTCAGATCAAGCTTTTCTAGATCATAGTCATGGAACGTGGGCAATTCCTCCACCTCAAGGTCATCAAAGCTGGAGACCAGCTTCGGCAAATACGTCGTGTTCAAAGCCGTGTAGATGGCCATTGATATCAGCGATATCGGACTCGAGCACGACGAGATAACCAAAACATCGATGAAAAGTTTAAAACTATACCTCTTTGTGAGTCTCAGCTTCGAGACATCGATGCCTCCTCTAGGCTCTAGcactttcttcagcagcgaaGTCAAAGATTCAACTTCAGGCGAATCATCCCTCTGACCAGCGATATCAATCTCCACGTGAATCAGCTCGCCTTCAGCTGTGTGATCTACAACCTTCCCCTCGACACTCACAATGCATTCACTGCCATCACTTGCGATTATCCTCGAAGATCCATTGGAACTTGGCAAAAAATCCGTGTAAATCTCGATAGGTCTGAATTGGTGTGGCTTCCGGCCATCTGGCCTTACTGATGGGACGCTAGTCAGCGAATCATATAAATAAAGCTTCTCAGTGACCGACAAGACCATTATTGAAGCGATTTGCACCGTTTTGGCTTGCCAGATGCCTTCCTAGCCCATCTCGATTTTCATAAGggcttgaaattttcaacaGCCTTTCTTAGTGAATACAACGAATAGGTAGCAACGCACTCAATGGCAGCATATAAAGCAGCCGAATCAATGATTGAATCTCTTATTTCGTCTTGCATCTCTAATACGGTCTCTGTGGCGCCTGATAAAATGGCGTGTAAGCAGAAGATTCGAAGCGATGACCGCGACGGTGAATGCTGCTTCGCCGCACAAGAGCCGGTTGAAGACCTCCTCATTCAGGTCTCTTCGCTCGCTTTCAAGCTCCAGAAGCTCGCTGCGCTCGCCGCTGTCTGCCAGACCTAGTAGCGTCCGAATAGAGCGCTCCGTCTGCTGGAGGCTCTCCAGCGCCATCTCTTTTACGAGCTGCGACTTGCGCTGCCGCTTCTGAATCGAGTCGTGGGCTGCCATCCTGACGGTGATGGTCTTGATGACGTCGATGAACTTCCAGGAAGAGTCGTAGCTCAGATTGACAAAGCAGAAGCAGAATTTTCTCGAGCCAGAGGGACTCACTTCGATCACAGAGGTGCCGCTGGCCAGCCGCCTCCTGCTTCGGATCAGATCACCGTTGGCACAGTCATGGATCGTCATATCCAGCGATTGCTTGTCCCGGTCCACGTTAGTGCCGCCAAACCGACTGGGATCTGTATGGAAGGGCAGCGTATCGACCACATCGATCACAAACAGGAACTCAGAGGTTGGTTCCACGAAAGGAGACTCCAATTCGAAGCAGAACCGATCCAGGTCCTGCTCGCCACTGCGATAGGCACTCTTGACAGCCTCTAGCACAAACCCAACGTGGTCACTGGGCACCGATGAACCTGCCACAAAGGCAAACATGCTAACTATCCACCAAAAACGCTCCATTGCCACTATGCCGCTCACCTCACATCAGCTGGAGCCACCTTCGCCAGCTGCAGCGGCTCCTGTAAAGTTCCCACTCTCTGGCCTTCCCCAGATCTGTTAAGACCAACTCCGAGAAACGAGTTACAGCTATCTCCAGTTACAAAGC
Above is a genomic segment from Torulaspora globosa chromosome 1, complete sequence containing:
- the RRT6 gene encoding Rrt6p (ancestral locus Anc_2.327), whose product is MERFWWIVSMFAFVAGSSVPSDHVGFVLEAVKSAYRSGEQDLDRFCFELESPFVEPTSEFLFVIDVVDTLPFHTDPSRFGGTNVDRDKQSLDMTIHDCANGDLIRSRRRLASGTSVIEVSPSGSRKFCFCFVNLSYDSSWKFIDVIKTITVRMAAHDSIQKRQRKSQLVKEMALESLQQTERSIRTLLGLADSGERSELLELESERRDLNEEVFNRLLCGEAAFTVAVIASNLLLTRHFIRRHRDRIRDARRNKRFNH